The following coding sequences lie in one Halorarum halophilum genomic window:
- a CDS encoding DUF7287 family protein: MMDGSDYPAKARDRGQTTVDFAIGMGIFLLVTTFVVTFVPDIFAPFQGSSAVGTADRVVASLATNQLGDPGTPHVLDATCTAGFFSGLQGGTGAPTTCRFDTTVDEPAAVFGLPAGTSLNLTVEGLEGGIVTGEYPDGTPVTLAAGPTPPDTQSVTSGRRVVSIDGESYRLVARVW, encoded by the coding sequence ATGATGGACGGGTCGGACTACCCGGCGAAAGCGCGCGACCGCGGCCAGACGACGGTGGACTTCGCCATCGGGATGGGCATCTTCCTCCTCGTGACGACGTTCGTCGTCACCTTCGTGCCGGACATCTTCGCCCCGTTCCAGGGGTCGAGCGCGGTCGGAACGGCCGACCGTGTAGTGGCCTCGCTCGCTACGAATCAGCTTGGCGACCCGGGAACGCCGCACGTCCTCGACGCCACCTGCACGGCCGGGTTCTTCTCCGGGCTCCAGGGTGGGACGGGTGCTCCCACGACCTGTCGGTTCGACACGACGGTGGACGAGCCAGCGGCGGTCTTCGGTCTTCCGGCGGGGACCTCGCTGAACCTGACCGTCGAAGGCCTGGAGGGTGGCATCGTCACCGGCGAGTACCCCGATGGTACTCCCGTCACGCTGGCGGCCGGTCCGACCCCACCGGACACGCAGTCCGTGACGAGCGGCCGCCGCGTCGTCTCTATCGACGGCGAGTCCTACCGACTCGTCGCGAGGGTGTGGTAG
- a CDS encoding DUF7288 family protein, protein MRGQAHTLEAIVAGFLLLSTVAFALQVTAVTPLTGSTSNQHIQNQQGAMAEGVLDAAVANGTLKPTLLAWNGTDEAFHGATRDGYLNGGPPTPFGELLNETFRSRGVAMDVTVTFLRPDDRMDGVALVNLGAPSDNSAVATTTVTLFDDDRVHDADGNPTGSRLDGTDAFYADDASPDSPLYNVLRIEVVVWRI, encoded by the coding sequence GTGCGCGGACAGGCCCACACCCTGGAGGCGATCGTCGCCGGGTTCCTGCTCCTGTCGACGGTCGCGTTCGCCCTCCAGGTGACCGCGGTGACGCCGCTGACCGGGAGCACGTCGAACCAGCACATCCAGAACCAGCAGGGCGCGATGGCCGAGGGCGTCCTCGACGCAGCCGTCGCGAACGGCACCCTGAAGCCGACGCTGCTCGCCTGGAACGGGACCGACGAGGCGTTCCACGGCGCCACGCGGGACGGCTACCTCAACGGCGGCCCGCCGACGCCGTTCGGCGAACTGCTGAACGAGACGTTCCGCTCCCGCGGCGTAGCAATGGACGTCACGGTGACGTTCCTCCGCCCCGACGACCGGATGGACGGCGTCGCGCTCGTGAACCTCGGCGCGCCGAGCGACAACTCGGCCGTCGCGACCACGACGGTCACCCTGTTCGACGACGACCGCGTTCACGACGCCGACGGGAACCCCACCGGGTCGCGTCTGGACGGGACCGACGCGTTCTACGCGGACGACGCCTCGCCGGACAGTCCGCTGTACAACGTCCTGCGGATCGAGGTGGTCGTGTGGCGCATCTGA
- a CDS encoding DUF7261 family protein — protein sequence MAHLRGADRGQLMLVGALALAVLFVSFAFLLNAAIYTETIASRGTGVEADTVVGYRNAAVDATGGTIDRLSAGENRSYDSLHGNLTTAVGDWDRGTARQYAIEGDAPSVEVVSVTNGTRVVQNGTRNFTDADGAANWTLAEDVRTRNYTMTVEGNDLAQSSQSDVLNGNTDGAFNFTFENASGNYSIYVYESGGEVELRAEDPDGNDVGSCTRSSGQVEVDFTAGTVDGADCDALDFYRALEGSYELRYANADHVSGTYATTVDAEHDELVGGHYAAYGGDGPFRSTAIYAVDIEVVLRSASVYYRNEGTVAPGAPKVRP from the coding sequence GTGGCGCATCTGAGGGGGGCCGACCGCGGTCAACTCATGCTGGTCGGCGCGCTCGCGCTCGCCGTGCTGTTCGTCTCGTTCGCGTTCCTGCTGAACGCGGCCATCTACACCGAGACCATCGCGAGCAGGGGGACGGGCGTGGAGGCCGACACCGTCGTCGGCTACCGAAACGCTGCCGTCGACGCGACCGGCGGGACCATCGACCGCCTCTCTGCCGGGGAGAATCGGAGCTACGATTCGCTTCACGGGAACCTCACGACCGCCGTGGGCGACTGGGACCGCGGGACCGCAAGACAGTACGCGATCGAGGGCGACGCGCCCAGCGTCGAGGTTGTGTCGGTCACGAACGGCACGCGCGTGGTCCAGAACGGGACCCGCAACTTCACCGACGCGGACGGCGCGGCGAACTGGACGCTCGCCGAGGACGTCCGGACGCGCAACTACACGATGACGGTGGAGGGGAACGATCTGGCACAGAGCAGTCAGTCCGACGTCCTGAACGGAAACACCGACGGGGCGTTCAACTTCACGTTCGAGAACGCCTCCGGCAACTACTCGATCTACGTGTACGAGTCGGGAGGTGAAGTCGAACTCCGGGCCGAGGACCCCGACGGCAACGACGTCGGGAGCTGCACGCGCTCGTCCGGACAGGTCGAGGTCGATTTCACGGCGGGAACGGTCGACGGGGCGGACTGTGACGCCCTCGACTTCTACCGGGCGCTCGAGGGGTCGTACGAACTGAGGTACGCCAACGCGGACCACGTCTCCGGCACGTACGCGACGACCGTCGACGCCGAACACGACGAGCTGGTCGGGGGACACTACGCGGCGTACGGCGGCGACGGCCCCTTCCGCTCGACGGCGATCTACGCCGTGGATATCGAGGTGGTGCTCCGGAGCGCGTCCGTCTACTACCGCAACGAGGGGACGGTCGCACCTGGTGCGCCGAAGGTGCGGCCATGA
- a CDS encoding DUF7266 family protein: protein MIASGEDRAVSVTVNYVIALALTAILISGLLIAGGSLLEDRRESVTREEFTVLGEQLAAGVGEADSLASTGAEDLRVAVRLPDSVGGSSYLVRVTETTPPADQPGEYVLTFSSPAAEVSWNVTVRTDRPVEETQVPGGSIVVVLQEDGGSMEFALVTGEEVGPN from the coding sequence ATGATCGCCAGTGGGGAGGACCGGGCCGTCTCGGTCACGGTCAACTACGTCATCGCGCTCGCGCTCACCGCGATCCTGATCTCCGGGCTCCTCATCGCGGGCGGGTCGTTGCTCGAGGACCGACGGGAGTCGGTCACCCGGGAGGAGTTCACCGTGCTCGGGGAGCAACTGGCCGCGGGGGTCGGGGAGGCCGACTCGCTGGCGTCGACCGGCGCCGAGGACCTTCGCGTCGCCGTCCGACTCCCCGACTCGGTCGGCGGGAGCAGCTACCTCGTCCGGGTCACGGAGACGACCCCACCGGCCGATCAACCCGGCGAGTACGTCCTGACGTTCTCCAGCCCCGCTGCGGAGGTCTCCTGGAACGTCACGGTCAGGACCGACCGCCCCGTCGAGGAGACGCAGGTACCGGGCGGGAGCATCGTCGTGGTGTTGCAGGAGGACGGCGGGTCCATGGAGTTCGCGCTCGTCACCGGCGAGGAGGTGGGGCCGAACTGA
- a CDS encoding DUF7289 family protein encodes MTDVTGTRGQSSTIGFVLLIVLTVAGAGAVVGLGGQALEDTRSASTVDRVENAMTQFDSRASMVALGDASGQRVRFGGGGGGTYSVDEDAGWIRVTHRNYTDGDDYEVYNGSLGAVRYTNDDTTVAYQGGGVWRSDGDGSVMVSPPEVTYRRATLTLPVIRTMGDGGAGGSPTAYVRSEGPTESRYPNGNESLSYPGGRSHLNPVRNGTVTLTVHSEFYEAWGRYFDTRTEGNVTVFHGNRTAMVELKTGGAVGDFRLSSRGSTIDARGIAEGHSIEDLSITLGASDNGNDFNNMRFSIHAREDGREFELLIHTDEKPRCSDGGSLENSPKLSYDVLFENESTSGYHVWGNDSVDATSGPIRYQCVGDEPELVLDFTGDTDLEYGVSSISAGDREGEFEGSVLGDVTFGHDGEDGEETTFSTSGETDSRHLVRHYMAEMGQDVELTVYYATGGGGGGMRIDSDPTGRFDYDTAEGPQYITYLHITENSIRVEFE; translated from the coding sequence GTGACTGACGTGACGGGGACTCGCGGGCAGTCATCGACCATCGGGTTCGTGCTCCTCATCGTGCTCACGGTGGCGGGCGCGGGTGCGGTCGTCGGCCTCGGCGGGCAGGCGCTCGAGGACACCCGGAGCGCGAGCACCGTCGACCGGGTCGAGAACGCGATGACCCAGTTCGACTCCCGCGCCTCCATGGTCGCGCTCGGCGACGCGTCCGGACAGCGAGTCCGGTTCGGCGGGGGTGGCGGAGGGACGTACAGCGTCGACGAGGACGCCGGCTGGATCAGGGTGACCCACCGGAACTACACCGACGGCGACGACTACGAGGTGTACAACGGGAGCCTCGGCGCCGTCCGCTACACAAACGACGACACCACGGTCGCCTACCAGGGCGGGGGAGTCTGGCGGTCCGACGGCGACGGGTCCGTGATGGTCTCGCCGCCGGAGGTGACGTACCGCCGGGCGACGCTGACGCTCCCGGTGATCCGGACGATGGGCGACGGCGGCGCCGGCGGATCGCCGACCGCGTATGTGAGGAGCGAGGGTCCGACAGAGTCCCGCTACCCCAACGGCAACGAATCGTTGTCGTATCCGGGCGGCCGATCCCACCTCAACCCGGTGCGAAACGGTACGGTGACGCTCACCGTCCACAGCGAGTTCTACGAGGCGTGGGGTCGCTACTTCGACACCCGGACCGAGGGGAACGTCACGGTGTTCCACGGGAACCGGACGGCCATGGTCGAACTCAAGACCGGAGGGGCCGTCGGCGACTTCCGCCTCTCCTCGCGCGGGAGCACCATCGACGCTCGCGGGATCGCGGAGGGTCACTCGATAGAGGATCTGTCCATCACACTCGGCGCGAGCGACAACGGAAACGACTTCAACAACATGCGGTTCTCCATCCACGCCAGGGAGGACGGACGGGAGTTCGAGCTGTTGATCCACACGGACGAGAAACCGCGCTGTTCCGACGGCGGGTCGCTGGAGAACTCGCCCAAGCTCAGCTACGACGTCCTCTTCGAGAACGAGTCCACGAGCGGCTACCACGTCTGGGGTAACGACTCCGTCGACGCCACCAGCGGCCCGATCCGCTACCAGTGCGTCGGCGACGAGCCCGAACTCGTCCTCGACTTCACCGGTGACACCGATCTAGAGTACGGCGTCTCCTCTATCTCGGCGGGGGACCGCGAGGGCGAGTTCGAGGGTAGCGTGCTGGGCGATGTCACGTTCGGCCACGACGGGGAGGATGGAGAGGAGACCACCTTCTCGACCTCCGGCGAGACCGACAGTCGACACCTCGTCCGGCACTACATGGCGGAGATGGGCCAGGACGTCGAGTTGACGGTCTACTACGCTACGGGTGGTGGAGGAGGAGGGATGCGGATCGACAGCGATCCCACCGGCAGGTTCGACTACGACACCGCGGAGGGGCCACAGTATATCACCTACCTCCACATCACCGAGAACTCGATCCGCGTCGAGTTCGAGTGA
- a CDS encoding DUF7289 family protein, which translates to MQRGNSGDRAVSETIGFVLVFSLVVSSVGAVYVVGFQGLTDARDGERVDNAERAFEVMAHNVEDLTRRGVESRATEIRIADAGIRAGAPITMNVTGDYDETDPNSAEDFVTGNVTITPLVYETAAGGDRVRYSNGAVLRGNDDGMVMREYPDFVIDENRTVIPIVQTSVFGTQRVDGSATVLVRTERTLSDVLIAERGTYDSVTLRLHTPNTDPWERYFTEQGMTCSVPTEGTLQCSANDVQRLTVVVFDVDVTFE; encoded by the coding sequence GTGCAACGGGGGAACTCCGGGGACAGGGCCGTCAGCGAGACGATCGGCTTCGTACTCGTCTTCTCGCTCGTCGTCTCGTCGGTCGGCGCCGTCTACGTCGTCGGTTTCCAGGGGCTCACCGACGCCCGCGACGGCGAGCGCGTCGACAACGCCGAGCGCGCCTTCGAGGTGATGGCGCACAACGTCGAGGACCTCACCCGTCGGGGTGTGGAGAGCAGAGCCACGGAGATCAGAATCGCCGACGCCGGCATCCGCGCCGGAGCACCGATCACGATGAACGTCACGGGCGACTACGACGAGACGGATCCGAACTCGGCGGAGGACTTCGTCACTGGGAACGTGACGATCACCCCGCTCGTCTACGAGACGGCCGCCGGGGGCGACCGGGTCCGGTACTCCAACGGGGCCGTCCTCCGGGGCAACGACGACGGCATGGTGATGCGAGAGTACCCGGACTTCGTCATCGACGAGAACCGGACGGTGATTCCCATCGTCCAGACGAGCGTGTTCGGGACCCAGCGGGTCGACGGGAGCGCGACAGTGCTCGTGCGCACCGAGCGCACGCTCTCGGACGTTCTCATCGCCGAGCGCGGGACCTACGATAGCGTGACTCTCCGACTGCACACCCCGAACACGGACCCCTGGGAACGCTACTTCACCGAACAGGGGATGACGTGTTCCGTTCCGACCGAGGGGACCCTCCAGTGCAGCGCGAACGACGTGCAGCGACTCACGGTGGTCGTCTTCGACGTCGACGTCACGTTCGAGTGA
- a CDS encoding competence/damage-inducible protein A, with translation MKIAILTVGDELLAGETENTNASWLARQLAERGASVARILVVPDETDTIAAYVREWSAEFDAVAVTGGLGGTHDDVTMDAVAVAFDREVVVDPDALEAVTESARAFADSNPDIVDEYDLDIDLEAWAEMPDGARMLDNPAGLAPGCVLENVYVFPGVPDEMRATFAGVSCEFGGDAVSETVYTDAPEGALVTTLEELRDRFDVVVGSYPAPRGEPNRVKVTATDRGRVDEATAWLRERIQTVPASDANDR, from the coding sequence GTGAAGATCGCCATCCTCACCGTCGGCGACGAGCTCCTCGCCGGCGAGACGGAGAACACGAACGCCTCGTGGCTCGCACGGCAACTCGCCGAACGCGGCGCGAGCGTCGCCCGTATCCTCGTCGTGCCGGACGAGACCGACACCATCGCCGCGTACGTCCGCGAGTGGTCGGCCGAGTTCGACGCCGTGGCCGTCACCGGCGGCCTCGGCGGTACGCACGACGACGTGACGATGGACGCCGTCGCGGTGGCGTTCGACCGCGAGGTCGTGGTCGACCCCGACGCGCTGGAGGCCGTGACCGAGTCCGCGCGCGCGTTCGCGGACTCGAACCCCGACATCGTCGACGAGTACGACCTCGACATCGACCTGGAGGCCTGGGCGGAGATGCCGGACGGGGCCCGGATGCTCGACAACCCGGCCGGGCTGGCCCCCGGCTGCGTGCTGGAGAACGTCTACGTGTTCCCGGGCGTCCCCGACGAGATGCGGGCGACGTTCGCCGGCGTGTCCTGCGAGTTCGGCGGCGACGCGGTCTCGGAGACGGTGTACACGGACGCGCCGGAGGGCGCGCTGGTCACGACGCTCGAGGAGCTTCGGGACCGGTTCGACGTCGTGGTCGGGAGCTACCCGGCACCCCGCGGCGAGCCGAACCGGGTGAAGGTCACCGCGACCGACCGCGGACGCGTCGACGAGGCGACGGCGTGGCTCCGCGAGCGGATCCAGACGGTACCGGCGTCCGACGCAAACGACCGGTGA
- a CDS encoding CHRD domain-containing protein: MELESISNWTGRSRRTALKGIGGLALGAVASGTAVAQEEDSRTDFTAELLPENAVPPDYEPASCDAEGVANFRLVEEEERVEYQLRLDGIEGVSGVHLHRGSSGENGPHVVDIHKGEPTGDTGEFFSLYARGEFLPDDFADDFDGSFADVVELIRDGETYLQVHRDDEGKEVVRGALK; encoded by the coding sequence ATGGAACTCGAATCGATCAGTAACTGGACGGGACGTTCCAGACGGACGGCGCTGAAAGGCATCGGCGGACTCGCGCTCGGCGCGGTCGCCAGCGGGACGGCAGTCGCTCAGGAGGAGGACTCCCGGACCGACTTCACGGCCGAGCTGTTACCCGAGAACGCCGTGCCACCGGACTACGAGCCCGCGTCGTGCGACGCGGAGGGTGTCGCGAACTTCCGTCTGGTCGAGGAGGAGGAGCGGGTCGAGTACCAACTCCGACTGGACGGCATCGAGGGCGTCTCCGGGGTCCACCTCCACCGGGGGTCGAGCGGGGAGAACGGCCCACACGTGGTCGACATCCACAAGGGCGAGCCGACCGGGGACACCGGCGAGTTCTTCTCGCTGTACGCTCGGGGCGAATTCCTGCCGGACGACTTCGCCGACGACTTCGACGGCTCGTTCGCCGACGTGGTCGAACTGATCCGGGACGGGGAGACCTACCTTCAGGTCCACCGGGACGATGAAGGGAAAGAAGTCGTTCGGGGGGCCCTGAAGTAG
- a CDS encoding four-helix bundle copper-binding protein, whose amino-acid sequence MHKFESDDEADGGEGMAKCLRLCRIVADLTTLHARFMARNSGYGAELAEACAGAFEEYAEECDCHDAEHCQVCADILRDCAESYRNMMSA is encoded by the coding sequence ATACACAAGTTCGAGTCCGACGACGAGGCTGACGGGGGCGAGGGGATGGCGAAGTGTCTCCGTCTCTGCCGGATTGTGGCTGATCTGACGACCCTGCACGCTCGGTTCATGGCCCGGAATTCGGGCTACGGTGCCGAACTCGCGGAGGCCTGTGCCGGCGCCTTTGAGGAGTATGCCGAGGAGTGCGACTGCCACGACGCTGAACACTGTCAGGTCTGCGCGGATATCCTTCGCGACTGCGCTGAGAGCTATCGGAACATGATGTCGGCGTAA
- a CDS encoding copper-translocating P-type ATPase, with translation MHEGHEEMFRRRFFVSTLLSIPVLLYSEMLQEWLGFSVPAFPGSEWINPVFAVIVFAYGGVPFLRMAAPELKDQAPGMMTLISMAITVAFVYSLASVIFPTTSAFFWELVTLIDIMLLGHWIEMRSVRRASSALDELAKLMPDTAERITEDGEVEQVPVTELSEGDLVLVRPGASVPADGVVAEGDSDVNESMITGESRPVSKEPDDEVIGGTINGDGSLRIRVDATGDETTLAGIMRLVDEAQGSKSQTQVLADRAAGWLFYVALAAAIVTGIAWTVAVSFDATVIERVVTVLVIACPHALGLAIPLVVAINTSLAARNGMLVRDRVAMEEARNLDAIIFDKTGTLTEGEHGVVDMATVEGVDGDEALSLAAAVEGDSEHMIARAIRQAADERGIGVPPAADFEAMKGRGVRASVDGDEVYVGGPNLLNHLNSNVPSALRSFADEAGENAQTVVYLVREGDPIAAFAMADVIREESYRVVDALHDLGIEVAMLTGDSQDVADAVAEELGIDTVFAEVLPEDKDKKVIELQEQGKLVAMVGDGVNDAPALTRADVGIAIGSGTDVAVQSADVILVKNNPMDVVRLVKLSKASYRKMQENIVWAAGYNIFAIPLAAGVLAPIGILLSPAVGALLMSLSTVIVAINAQLLRRVDLSVPGIPGVSTPGQAEPAN, from the coding sequence ATGCACGAAGGGCACGAAGAGATGTTCCGGCGGCGGTTCTTCGTCTCGACTCTGCTCTCCATCCCGGTGCTCCTCTACAGCGAGATGCTCCAGGAATGGCTCGGTTTCTCAGTTCCCGCGTTCCCCGGCAGCGAATGGATCAACCCCGTCTTCGCGGTGATCGTCTTCGCCTACGGGGGTGTCCCATTCCTCCGGATGGCGGCTCCGGAGCTGAAAGACCAGGCGCCGGGCATGATGACGCTCATCTCGATGGCGATCACCGTCGCCTTCGTCTACAGCCTTGCCAGCGTCATCTTTCCCACGACGTCGGCGTTCTTCTGGGAATTGGTGACGCTGATCGACATCATGCTGCTCGGCCACTGGATCGAGATGCGGTCGGTCCGGCGGGCCTCGAGTGCGCTCGACGAACTGGCGAAGCTCATGCCGGATACCGCCGAGCGAATCACCGAAGATGGGGAGGTGGAGCAGGTCCCAGTAACCGAGCTTTCAGAGGGGGACCTCGTGCTCGTGCGTCCCGGTGCGAGCGTTCCCGCCGACGGCGTCGTCGCGGAGGGCGACTCGGACGTGAACGAGTCGATGATCACCGGGGAATCCCGGCCGGTCTCGAAGGAACCCGACGACGAGGTGATCGGTGGCACCATCAACGGTGATGGGAGCCTTCGTATCCGCGTCGACGCCACCGGTGACGAGACAACGCTTGCAGGAATCATGCGACTAGTCGATGAGGCCCAGGGGAGCAAATCCCAGACCCAGGTCCTCGCCGATCGAGCTGCGGGCTGGCTGTTCTACGTCGCGCTCGCCGCAGCGATCGTGACCGGCATCGCGTGGACTGTCGCCGTTTCGTTCGATGCTACGGTCATCGAACGGGTCGTGACGGTCCTCGTTATCGCCTGCCCGCACGCGCTCGGACTCGCCATCCCGCTCGTCGTCGCGATCAACACCTCGCTGGCCGCTCGAAACGGGATGCTCGTCCGCGATCGCGTCGCCATGGAGGAGGCGCGGAACCTGGATGCGATCATCTTCGACAAGACGGGGACGCTCACCGAAGGTGAGCACGGCGTCGTCGACATGGCGACCGTCGAAGGTGTCGACGGGGACGAGGCCCTCTCGCTGGCGGCGGCAGTCGAGGGCGACTCCGAACACATGATCGCCCGCGCCATCCGTCAGGCTGCCGATGAACGTGGGATCGGCGTGCCTCCTGCAGCCGACTTCGAGGCGATGAAAGGCCGTGGTGTCCGTGCGAGCGTCGACGGTGACGAGGTGTACGTGGGTGGTCCGAACCTCCTGAACCACCTGAACAGCAACGTTCCGTCCGCTCTGCGAAGCTTCGCCGACGAGGCAGGCGAGAACGCACAGACCGTCGTGTACCTCGTCCGGGAGGGAGACCCGATTGCTGCCTTCGCCATGGCAGACGTGATCCGTGAGGAGAGCTACCGCGTCGTCGACGCGCTTCACGACCTCGGCATCGAGGTGGCGATGCTCACTGGAGACTCACAGGACGTGGCTGACGCAGTGGCCGAGGAACTGGGCATCGACACGGTCTTCGCCGAGGTATTACCCGAAGATAAAGACAAGAAAGTGATCGAACTGCAAGAACAGGGCAAGCTCGTGGCAATGGTCGGCGACGGCGTCAACGACGCGCCGGCGCTCACGCGGGCCGACGTCGGCATCGCCATCGGAAGCGGGACGGACGTGGCGGTGCAGTCGGCGGACGTCATCCTCGTCAAGAACAACCCGATGGACGTCGTCCGCCTCGTGAAATTGAGCAAGGCAAGCTACCGGAAAATGCAGGAGAACATCGTGTGGGCCGCCGGGTACAACATCTTCGCCATTCCGCTGGCAGCGGGTGTCCTTGCCCCGATCGGCATCCTCCTATCGCCGGCGGTCGGCGCACTCCTGATGTCGCTGAGCACGGTAATCGTCGCGATCAATGCTCAGTTGCTCCGTCGGGTCGACCTCTCTGTGCCGGGGATTCCAGGAGTATCGACGCCGGGGCAGGCAGAACCCGCAAACTAG
- a CDS encoding VIT1/CCC1 transporter family protein, protein MLERLLGDELDDVGGYIAELIYGANDGIVTTFAVVAGVAGAALDPAIVLILGVANLLADGFSMGMSNYLSQRSERDYLAAQGTGATDSRPPIYTAAVTFLAFVVAGWAPLVPYAFGIDATFRFSIVVTGVAFFVVGTSRSLVTDRRWYLAGTEMFTVGMLAAGVAYAAGVALGGLA, encoded by the coding sequence ATGCTCGAACGACTGCTCGGTGACGAACTCGACGATGTTGGTGGCTACATCGCCGAGCTGATTTACGGCGCAAACGACGGCATCGTCACGACGTTCGCGGTCGTCGCCGGCGTCGCGGGTGCGGCGCTCGATCCGGCGATCGTCCTGATTCTGGGCGTCGCGAACCTACTGGCGGACGGCTTCTCGATGGGGATGAGCAACTACCTCAGCCAGCGCTCGGAGCGAGATTATCTGGCTGCCCAGGGGACAGGGGCCACGGACAGCCGGCCGCCGATCTACACGGCCGCGGTGACCTTTCTGGCGTTCGTCGTTGCCGGCTGGGCACCGCTGGTCCCGTACGCTTTCGGCATCGACGCGACGTTTCGGTTCTCTATCGTGGTGACTGGGGTCGCATTCTTCGTCGTCGGGACGAGCCGGAGCCTCGTGACGGATCGTCGGTGGTACCTCGCCGGGACGGAGATGTTCACGGTCGGGATGCTCGCAGCCGGCGTCGCCTACGCCGCTGGCGTAGCGCTAGGTGGACTCGCATAG
- a CDS encoding SLC13 family permease: MADRRSLLAAVVAFVAVAVVPVDGLSPAAQFALATAIFAGTLWVTGGLPLPITALTIPVLLTAFGVVPTTAAAVVGFADPIIFLLLAGFVLAEALQKHGTDRRIAYHVLASVRTSPRRIVLAVMLATAALSMVISNSATTAMMVPIAIGIADRVLEDAEVADGAGQATDASVSEMAVDEAEAGTGRGTVSDRSNFQLAMVLGVAYAASIGGVGTLIGTPPNAILVSQLSERLGYTITFGEWLLVGIPFVVVGLPLTWYVLAFVVYPPEVTDVSAARVEAQRYLQEAGAPSAAERRVLLITGLTAGLWLLGGLGFLFEGVLPSTWYVTLFGGADGNLFGAGPHQGALYYVTVGLAAIPALSIAGVLAWDDVQRIDWGTIVLLGGGITLANALAVTNATQWLAENAVGSLAGAPVLLVALAIAVITIAVSEIASNTAMAAISVPILIAMGPQYAEQFGADPITASVFLAVTGGIAASFGFALPVATPPNAIAFGTGEMTKDDMLRPGLVLDVAMAVVTAVLSYGLFTVVWPFVG, translated from the coding sequence ATGGCCGACCGCCGGTCCCTCCTGGCCGCCGTCGTCGCGTTCGTCGCCGTTGCCGTCGTTCCAGTCGATGGGCTCTCTCCTGCCGCTCAGTTCGCACTCGCCACGGCGATCTTCGCCGGGACACTCTGGGTCACAGGTGGGCTCCCGTTGCCGATTACGGCGCTGACGATCCCAGTCCTCCTGACCGCGTTCGGCGTCGTGCCGACGACCGCCGCTGCCGTTGTCGGATTCGCCGACCCCATCATCTTCCTGTTACTCGCGGGGTTCGTCCTCGCAGAAGCCCTGCAGAAGCACGGGACTGACCGTCGGATCGCGTACCACGTCCTCGCCTCCGTCCGGACCTCCCCACGGCGAATCGTCTTGGCCGTCATGCTGGCGACGGCAGCACTGTCGATGGTGATCTCGAACTCCGCGACGACGGCAATGATGGTCCCCATCGCGATCGGCATCGCCGACCGCGTCCTCGAGGATGCTGAAGTAGCGGACGGGGCTGGCCAGGCTACGGACGCGTCTGTCTCTGAGATGGCCGTGGACGAAGCTGAGGCGGGTACGGGCAGGGGGACTGTCAGCGATCGGTCGAACTTCCAGCTCGCGATGGTACTTGGCGTTGCCTACGCGGCCAGCATCGGTGGCGTCGGGACCCTCATCGGCACCCCGCCGAACGCCATCCTCGTTTCGCAGCTCTCCGAGCGGCTCGGCTATACCATCACGTTTGGCGAGTGGTTGCTCGTGGGTATCCCGTTCGTCGTCGTCGGCCTCCCGTTGACGTGGTACGTCCTCGCCTTCGTCGTGTATCCTCCGGAGGTCACGGACGTGAGCGCTGCCAGGGTCGAGGCCCAGCGCTATCTTCAGGAGGCGGGAGCGCCGTCAGCCGCTGAACGGCGTGTCCTCCTGATCACCGGCCTGACTGCCGGACTGTGGTTGCTCGGCGGCCTCGGATTCCTCTTCGAGGGAGTTCTTCCGTCAACGTGGTACGTCACCCTGTTCGGGGGTGCCGACGGGAACCTCTTCGGAGCCGGACCGCACCAGGGGGCCCTCTACTACGTGACTGTCGGGTTGGCAGCGATTCCGGCACTCTCGATAGCAGGCGTGCTCGCGTGGGACGACGTCCAGCGGATCGACTGGGGGACGATCGTCCTGCTCGGCGGTGGGATCACGCTGGCGAACGCGCTCGCGGTGACGAACGCGACGCAGTGGCTCGCGGAGAACGCCGTCGGCTCGCTCGCTGGCGCGCCCGTTCTCCTGGTTGCACTCGCCATCGCCGTTATCACGATCGCCGTCTCCGAGATCGCCTCGAACACCGCGATGGCGGCCATCTCGGTCCCGATCTTGATCGCTATGGGACCACAGTACGCCGAGCAGTTCGGCGCAGACCCGATCACAGCCAGCGTCTTTCTCGCCGTTACCGGCGGGATCGCCGCGAGCTTTGGATTCGCGCTGCCGGTTGCAACGCCGCCGAACGCGATTGCATTTGGCACGGGGGAAATGACGAAGGACGATATGCTCCGGCCGGGCCTCGTCCTTGACGTCGCAATGGCCGTAGTAACCGCGGTTCTCTCCTACGGATTGTTCACTGTCGTCTGGCCGTTCGTCGGATAA